The following proteins come from a genomic window of Paenibacillus swuensis:
- a CDS encoding AraC family transcriptional regulator, protein MSLKKHGVKTYFFPRLFIFNVVIVVLVTFIPVIIYYQYFSISFNEQLENINLQTVKQFRNTIDEQYLKDSVKLVQNNFVDSLQDDSLIKPMEDSIRNDSKSILNVINQLNSIQSNMPNVDSIDVYYKNDNVIFYNSRLCFMSEQSCTIGSRIDWVEGFRNSDEQVKWLPPRIIDSEKSESVITYVRSIPYFAPPEKRKATIAIHISDAKLRKSLTALRNPSDGLILIMDEQGNMIANNQTNLGLDHLKKYQGAWIEKVISAEKGGMFNDELDGNSTMITFEKSEINNWRYVSLVNKDLFYKKTYELRNWLMSFVIIFLLISILISYILTRKAHKPIRSVIGDYSSQIVNLNQMVEINKPVIRHNYIMGLLHNDLISNHNVLGSDMGMESNRWKRLISFVIQTPNMEAFDKEQASSYHLIGLLESSGNEGYKVWAIKDYGKQINGIVFLNETTFETEVISKIVHSIEMIYDRGYMLSHGETYELVDEAISTSFQQANLALEYKYLYPHNRILSYSDLSIQLRHSSSNSLDILSEIEASIRMCDEKKAKDLITELENEMTRGLYTVDYCKFLLSDLLVKIKSAIEFMGLPSVQHFGYDIREKYKEFDNIEKVMAWINGLVERAIESIDERKLSIHHNIEMKIKDYIQAHLYDDISLERVADELNFKSNYLGKLFKKSTGINFTEYLTECRLTEAAKLLKENNLSVQEIANKLGYNSTNHFIRIFKEKFGDTPKKYQLLHK, encoded by the coding sequence ATGAGTCTGAAGAAACATGGAGTAAAAACGTATTTTTTTCCAAGACTGTTTATATTTAATGTGGTCATCGTCGTGCTGGTCACTTTTATTCCGGTAATTATTTATTATCAGTACTTCTCAATATCCTTTAATGAGCAACTGGAGAACATTAATTTGCAGACTGTTAAACAGTTCCGCAATACAATAGATGAACAATACTTAAAAGATAGTGTGAAGTTAGTGCAAAATAACTTTGTTGACTCCCTCCAAGACGATAGTTTGATTAAGCCAATGGAAGACTCCATTCGCAACGACTCCAAATCTATTCTAAATGTCATTAATCAATTAAATAGTATTCAAAGTAATATGCCGAACGTGGATTCGATTGATGTCTATTATAAGAATGACAATGTGATTTTCTATAATTCACGTTTATGTTTTATGAGTGAGCAATCGTGTACAATAGGCTCAAGAATAGACTGGGTGGAAGGATTCCGAAATTCAGATGAGCAAGTAAAGTGGTTGCCTCCTAGGATTATAGACTCAGAGAAATCCGAGTCGGTTATAACGTATGTTAGAAGTATTCCATATTTTGCTCCGCCGGAGAAAAGAAAGGCAACCATAGCTATTCATATCAGCGACGCTAAATTGAGAAAGTCTTTAACAGCATTAAGAAATCCGTCGGATGGTCTTATTCTAATTATGGATGAACAAGGAAACATGATTGCAAACAACCAAACGAATCTTGGGCTTGATCATCTTAAAAAATATCAGGGAGCTTGGATCGAAAAGGTAATATCCGCGGAAAAAGGCGGGATGTTCAACGATGAGTTAGATGGCAACTCAACAATGATTACATTTGAGAAATCAGAAATTAATAACTGGCGTTATGTTTCGCTTGTAAACAAAGATTTATTCTATAAGAAAACATATGAATTGCGAAACTGGCTCATGTCTTTCGTAATTATTTTTTTATTAATTAGTATCCTCATATCTTACATACTTACCAGAAAGGCGCATAAACCTATTCGGAGTGTAATAGGAGATTATTCATCTCAAATTGTTAATTTAAATCAAATGGTTGAAATTAATAAACCTGTCATTCGGCATAATTATATTATGGGTTTGCTTCATAATGATCTCATTTCGAATCATAACGTATTAGGCTCCGATATGGGAATGGAAAGCAACAGATGGAAACGATTGATTAGTTTCGTCATACAAACCCCGAATATGGAGGCATTTGATAAAGAGCAAGCTTCTTCATATCACTTAATAGGATTATTGGAGTCAAGTGGAAATGAGGGTTATAAAGTGTGGGCGATTAAGGATTACGGCAAACAGATTAATGGGATCGTTTTTCTGAATGAAACAACTTTCGAAACTGAAGTCATCAGCAAGATCGTTCACAGTATTGAAATGATTTATGACAGAGGTTATATGTTGTCTCACGGGGAGACTTACGAGTTAGTTGATGAAGCGATATCCACTTCGTTTCAGCAAGCCAATCTTGCACTTGAATATAAGTATTTGTATCCCCATAACCGAATTCTGTCCTATTCAGACTTAAGTATTCAGTTACGTCATTCTTCAAGTAATTCTTTAGACATTCTTAGTGAAATTGAAGCAAGCATTCGAATGTGTGATGAGAAGAAGGCCAAAGATCTCATTACGGAACTGGAGAATGAAATGACTAGAGGGCTGTATACGGTAGATTACTGTAAATTCTTACTTTCAGACCTGTTAGTTAAGATAAAAAGCGCCATTGAGTTTATGGGACTTCCTTCCGTACAACACTTTGGTTACGATATTAGAGAGAAGTATAAGGAATTCGATAACATAGAGAAAGTAATGGCGTGGATAAACGGGTTAGTTGAGAGAGCAATTGAGTCCATTGATGAAAGAAAGCTAAGTATTCATCACAACATCGAAATGAAAATTAAAGACTATATTCAAGCTCATTTATACGATGATATCAGCTTAGAACGGGTAGCTGATGAATTGAATTTCAAATCAAATTACTTAGGGAAGTTGTTTAAGAAAAGTACGGGTATTAACTTTACGGAGTATTTAACCGAATGCAGATTAACGGAAGCCGCTAAGCTGCTGAAGGAAAATAACTTATCTGTACAAGAAATTGCCAATAAACTTGGTTATAATTCAACCAATCATTTTATTCGAATCTTTAAAGAAAAATTCGGGGATACACCTAAGAAGTATCAATTATTGCATAAGTAA
- a CDS encoding ABC transporter permease produces MQSEFAATPNKKKLYPARKGWFRSYIDQLDLQVMVIPGFLLVLLFSYVPMWGVLMAFQNYNIFSGFLGSEWVGLKHFETFINSPDFYRVMRNTLSISLLKLLFAFPAPIVLALLLNELKGFRFKRFVQTVSYLPHFMSWVIVSSFVISMLSVDNGSINILLQKLGMIDEPINWLSTSDYFWGILVSTGVWKDVGFGAIVYLAAIAGIDPHLYEASSIDGAGRFRQIFSITIPCITPIIIIFLILNIGGILNAGFDDILNLTNNGANTLLRPVSDVIDTYVYRVGILGQRYSYATAVGLFKSVISVVLLVLANFLVRRMGRTGLW; encoded by the coding sequence ATGCAGTCAGAGTTCGCAGCAACACCAAATAAAAAGAAACTTTATCCCGCTAGGAAAGGCTGGTTCCGATCCTACATAGACCAACTTGATTTGCAGGTGATGGTGATCCCGGGATTTCTATTAGTTCTCCTGTTCAGCTATGTTCCGATGTGGGGCGTTCTGATGGCCTTTCAAAACTATAATATATTCTCTGGCTTTCTCGGAAGTGAATGGGTGGGGCTGAAGCATTTTGAAACGTTCATAAACTCCCCTGATTTTTATCGCGTCATGCGAAATACGCTTTCCATCAGCCTGTTGAAGCTTCTCTTTGCTTTTCCGGCGCCCATCGTGCTAGCCTTGCTTCTGAACGAACTTAAGGGATTTCGCTTCAAGCGATTTGTTCAGACCGTATCGTACTTGCCTCACTTCATGTCTTGGGTTATCGTTTCCAGCTTTGTCATTTCCATGCTTTCCGTAGACAACGGGAGTATCAATATTTTATTGCAAAAGCTCGGGATGATTGATGAACCTATAAACTGGCTATCAACTTCAGATTACTTTTGGGGAATTTTAGTATCAACCGGGGTGTGGAAGGATGTCGGCTTCGGGGCTATTGTGTATCTCGCGGCGATCGCGGGCATTGATCCACATTTGTACGAGGCTTCTTCAATAGATGGAGCGGGAAGATTTAGACAGATTTTCAGTATTACGATTCCATGCATTACCCCTATTATTATCATCTTCTTGATTCTGAACATTGGGGGTATATTAAATGCCGGCTTTGATGATATCTTGAATCTGACCAATAACGGCGCTAATACCTTACTGAGACCCGTGTCGGATGTCATAGACACCTATGTTTACAGAGTCGGCATACTGGGACAGCGATACTCTTATGCTACGGCCGTTGGATTATTTAAATCCGTAATCAGTGTTGTGCTGCTAGTGCTTGCAAATTTCTTGGTTCGTCGTATGGGGCGAACAGGCTTATGGTAG